A window of the Paenibacillus woosongensis genome harbors these coding sequences:
- a CDS encoding putative amidoligase domain-containing protein, which translates to MEGLRPIGTRIQIIRGASAQKLLDAITALLQSATDQVDSGIRPVSVSRRPLSGSMEWIEIRFSEKNPQVQNENNSFHTINGHLGEFLASSIAKRQKRLSISGLNAVLASDGGEPQLTRSNRRLLRRFVVQVFHLKATYMAELGVGGTRRPLPQGEEGRRTLLERRLEKTAIRALYALQLEMGEVTLQAGEDGKFTVEQVTANPDYRTEERAMLAAKAMWQTAEELWKHQGTAKKSGPAVLLGMDPEFLLFNRATGKVIPASRYLGFAGEAGCDSLRYQGERRFPLVELRPQPAGEPREVLVQLLHAFRVAYRSIEDKELLWQAGGMPQRGFPLGGHIHFSGIPLTYELLQVLDNYLALPVAAMEDRRSFGRRPLYGYLGDYRLQPHGGFEYRTLPSFLISPVVTKGVVAIAALIAGNSGQLPRRPLHDEGMHAAFYQGNQERLREVLPQLHADLQKLADYPRYEGYIAPFMEAACSGRTWDETVDIRRSWKLENHS; encoded by the coding sequence ATGGAGGGACTTCGCCCGATCGGAACGCGGATTCAGATCATCCGCGGAGCATCTGCGCAGAAGCTGCTTGATGCAATAACGGCGCTGTTACAGTCCGCAACGGACCAGGTGGACAGCGGTATAAGGCCAGTAAGCGTATCGAGGCGCCCATTGTCAGGCTCAATGGAATGGATAGAAATCAGGTTCTCTGAAAAAAATCCACAGGTGCAAAACGAGAACAATAGCTTTCATACGATCAACGGTCACTTGGGCGAATTTCTCGCAAGCTCGATTGCGAAACGGCAGAAGCGCTTAAGCATAAGCGGGTTGAACGCTGTTCTGGCTTCTGACGGGGGGGAACCTCAGCTCACGCGCAGCAATCGCAGACTGCTACGCCGCTTTGTCGTTCAGGTCTTTCACTTAAAAGCGACTTACATGGCTGAGCTAGGTGTCGGGGGAACCCGCCGTCCGCTGCCGCAAGGAGAGGAAGGACGCCGCACGCTGCTGGAACGCCGCCTGGAGAAAACCGCTATCCGGGCGCTTTATGCTTTGCAGCTGGAAATGGGAGAAGTGACACTTCAGGCTGGCGAGGACGGGAAATTTACGGTCGAGCAGGTGACAGCAAATCCAGATTACCGCACGGAGGAACGGGCTATGCTTGCTGCCAAGGCGATGTGGCAAACAGCGGAGGAGCTGTGGAAGCATCAAGGCACTGCAAAAAAAAGCGGCCCGGCGGTGCTCCTGGGGATGGACCCGGAATTTCTGCTCTTTAACCGGGCTACCGGCAAAGTGATTCCGGCTTCCCGGTATTTAGGGTTCGCTGGAGAGGCAGGCTGCGACTCTTTGAGGTACCAGGGGGAGCGCCGCTTTCCGCTTGTGGAGCTGCGGCCCCAGCCTGCCGGCGAACCTCGCGAGGTGCTCGTGCAATTGCTGCACGCCTTCCGGGTCGCTTATCGCTCCATCGAGGATAAGGAGCTGTTGTGGCAAGCCGGGGGAATGCCTCAGCGGGGTTTTCCATTAGGCGGGCATATCCACTTCAGCGGCATTCCTCTAACCTACGAGCTGCTGCAGGTACTGGATAACTATCTGGCGTTGCCTGTCGCTGCCATGGAGGATCGCCGGAGCTTCGGGCGGCGCCCGCTTTACGGTTATTTAGGGGATTATCGGCTGCAGCCGCATGGAGGGTTCGAATATCGGACATTGCCCAGCTTCCTGATCTCGCCTGTGGTAACGAAGGGCGTCGTCGCGATTGCCGCGCTGATCGCTGGGAATTCGGGACAGCTACCCCGCAGGCCGCTGCACGACGAAGGAATGCATGCCGCTTTTTACCAAGGGAATCAGGAACGGCTGCGAGAGGTGCTGCCACAGCTGCATGCCGATCTCCAAAAGCTGGCGGATTACCCCCGATATGAGGGCTATATTGCGCCGTTCATGGAGGCGGCATGCTCTGGGCGAACCTGGGATGAGACGGTGGATATTCGCAGGTCTTGGAAATTGGAAAACCATTCGTAA
- the cotE gene encoding outer spore coat protein CotE, with translation MSSKYQSREIITKAICGKGRKFSTVTHTVTPPHKPTSILGAWIINHQYEAVSAGDGIEVIGSYDVNIWYSFSKNSQTEVAKETISYVEHVPLSYVDSRHRSSTVEVSAEATQEPSTVEAGVSGDGRVSIRVEREFAVELIAETKINVLVVPGGGYEDKEFDFGSDPGDYEDLDPDLLDDEL, from the coding sequence ATGTCATCGAAATATCAAAGTAGAGAGATTATAACGAAAGCGATCTGCGGCAAAGGTCGTAAGTTCTCTACCGTAACCCATACCGTGACTCCGCCTCATAAACCGACCAGCATACTTGGCGCGTGGATTATAAACCACCAGTATGAGGCGGTCTCCGCAGGCGACGGAATCGAAGTTATTGGTAGTTACGATGTGAACATCTGGTATTCCTTCAGCAAAAACTCCCAGACCGAGGTAGCCAAAGAGACGATTTCCTATGTAGAGCACGTGCCACTGAGCTATGTAGACTCCAGGCACCGCTCTTCAACGGTGGAAGTATCCGCGGAGGCAACGCAGGAACCGAGCACCGTTGAAGCCGGCGTATCTGGGGATGGCCGTGTATCCATCCGCGTAGAGCGGGAGTTCGCCGTCGAGCTTATCGCTGAAACGAAGATCAATGTCCTCGTTGTGCCGGGCGGCGGTTACGAAGACAAGGAGTTCGATTTTGGTTCCGATCCGGGGGATTACGAAGATCTGGATCCGGATCTCCTCGACGACGAGCTGTAG